The following are encoded in a window of Brevibacillus ruminantium genomic DNA:
- a CDS encoding YqaA family protein: MFDQITQAFMHYGIWGLFGLAFLDSFIVPVPPFFLQIAMSLIDPSAALRYATVAFTGSILGAPIGYMLGKWLGKPILKKILPEKWTALATEQFDKNGDAAVLIGSFTPIPFKVFTILSGVFNYSLSKLMLFAILGRGIKFYLIGILFHFYGQHAKKLLDDYLEISVLSIGIFIALAWLIWNRRKKKFAQHQ; this comes from the coding sequence ATGTTTGATCAAATTACGCAAGCTTTTATGCACTACGGAATCTGGGGCCTGTTTGGACTTGCTTTTCTGGACTCATTTATCGTCCCTGTACCACCCTTTTTCCTGCAAATCGCGATGAGCTTGATCGATCCTTCTGCTGCTCTGCGTTATGCAACTGTAGCTTTCACCGGTTCCATCCTCGGTGCGCCTATCGGATACATGCTGGGGAAATGGCTGGGCAAACCGATTTTAAAAAAGATTCTGCCTGAGAAATGGACTGCACTGGCAACCGAGCAGTTTGATAAAAATGGGGATGCGGCCGTGCTGATCGGCTCCTTTACCCCTATCCCTTTTAAAGTGTTTACCATCCTGAGCGGTGTTTTTAACTATTCCCTGTCCAAATTGATGCTGTTTGCAATTTTAGGTCGGGGGATTAAATTTTATCTGATCGGTATCTTGTTTCATTTCTATGGACAACATGCCAAAAAACTGCTGGATGATTACCTCGAGATTTCTGTACTTTCGATTGGAATCTTCATCGCCCTCGCTTGGCTGATCTGGAACAGACGCAAAAAAAAGTTTGCACAACATCAGTAA
- a CDS encoding PilZ domain-containing protein, with product MNGVITRQQRDYFRLKLESPLCSRMTIVMIKGKSLEIGSAEVLIEDIGGGGLRFLSDLKLPVNDQLVLQFETEVFSQQLKTYGHVVRSSVWSDQIYEYAVKFTMDESAHAEINRLVNSLAIRFRQRGRLPSGRFLEGERLDYFANMKNTEQQPV from the coding sequence GTGAACGGCGTCATCACGCGGCAACAACGGGATTATTTTCGGTTAAAGCTGGAATCTCCTCTCTGTTCGCGCATGACAATCGTCATGATCAAAGGCAAGTCTTTGGAAATAGGGAGTGCTGAAGTTTTGATCGAGGACATCGGGGGCGGCGGTCTCCGTTTTCTCTCTGATTTGAAGCTGCCTGTAAATGACCAGCTCGTGCTTCAGTTTGAGACAGAGGTATTTTCTCAGCAGTTGAAAACATACGGTCACGTCGTGAGAAGTAGTGTATGGAGTGACCAGATTTATGAATACGCTGTCAAATTTACGATGGATGAATCTGCGCACGCCGAGATCAATCGCTTGGTCAATTCACTCGCGATCCGTTTCCGACAAAGAGGCAGATTGCCAAGCGGTCGGTTTTTGGAGGGAGAGCGTCTCGATTATTTTGCCAACATGAAGAATACGGAACAACAGCCGGTGTAA
- a CDS encoding NUDIX hydrolase codes for MKNELLDIFDEEGVWIGTESRSEVHRLGLWHRTFHCWIYRREQDAIYLLFQKRHAQKDTWPEKLDITSAGHLLAGEQPEEGVRELEEELGMTVPIERLQSIGVIPDVLHEPGIHDKEWCHVYACESAQPLSAYKLQQDEVIGLLWIGLNDVKRLAAGEVAEVEANGFVRDADGRETAGCQRVAWDDLVPHEPHYYEAVFRAIEGFAASPR; via the coding sequence ATGAAAAATGAGTTGCTCGATATTTTTGATGAAGAAGGTGTTTGGATCGGAACTGAGTCGCGAAGTGAAGTGCATCGGCTCGGGCTCTGGCACCGGACCTTTCACTGCTGGATTTATCGTCGGGAACAGGATGCCATCTATCTGCTTTTTCAAAAAAGACATGCACAAAAAGACACCTGGCCAGAAAAGCTAGATATCACGTCAGCCGGACATTTGCTGGCGGGTGAGCAGCCGGAGGAAGGCGTGCGTGAGCTGGAAGAGGAGCTGGGCATGACGGTTCCAATCGAGAGGTTGCAATCGATCGGTGTGATTCCCGATGTCCTGCATGAGCCCGGCATTCATGACAAAGAGTGGTGTCATGTGTACGCCTGCGAATCTGCTCAGCCCTTGTCCGCCTACAAGCTCCAGCAAGACGAGGTAATCGGCCTTCTCTGGATCGGGCTGAATGACGTGAAGCGTTTGGCCGCAGGAGAGGTAGCCGAAGTGGAGGCGAACGGCTTTGTCCGTGATGCGGACGGCCGGGAGACAGCGGGCTGCCAGAGGGTAGCATGGGACGATTTGGTGCCGCATGAGCCCCATTATTATGAAGCTGTCTTTCGAGCAATCGAGGGTTTTGCAGCCTCGCCGCGCTGA
- a CDS encoding cell wall hydrolase, which yields MAVIQTNSSDVDLLARLMRAEAEGEGDLGMLMVGNVGVNRILANCLDFKNIRTMRDMVFQSPGGYESVQKSYFYQRARDKERRLARRVINGERQHPASNALWFFRPEGACPPEWFNQTNSGRYKAHCFFIPTPQDCPRVF from the coding sequence ATGGCCGTGATACAAACAAACTCCAGCGATGTGGATTTGTTGGCTCGACTTATGCGTGCAGAAGCAGAAGGTGAAGGAGATCTAGGGATGCTGATGGTAGGGAATGTCGGTGTGAACCGCATTCTCGCCAATTGTCTGGACTTCAAAAATATTCGCACCATGCGCGACATGGTGTTTCAATCTCCCGGAGGGTATGAATCCGTTCAAAAGTCGTACTTTTATCAACGTGCAAGGGATAAAGAGAGACGGCTGGCAAGACGGGTGATCAACGGAGAAAGACAACATCCCGCCTCAAACGCGCTCTGGTTCTTTCGGCCGGAAGGGGCCTGCCCCCCTGAGTGGTTTAATCAGACCAATTCCGGGCGTTACAAGGCTCATTGCTTCTTCATTCCTACCCCACAGGATTGTCCGCGCGTCTTTTAA
- a CDS encoding Gfo/Idh/MocA family protein, with the protein MKERYAVGIIGLGVMGERLLNAMVAHERFSVIAVCDISADRAKATAEHYDINAWYTNHQELLDKEELDLVYIAVPPKFHHGVALDTLAAGKHVLCEKPLAGSVKEGAEMLAAAEKAGVIHAMNFPIYYRPLFLELKRRIEEIGNIRRIDIVTHFHQWPRPWQQTAWLSGREQGGFVREVLPHFLHLTQALFGSYEVVRSDVDYPEDPEACEVGISALLRLLNGTPVTINGLGGIGQKEHLTYTIYGTEGTLTVQNWNTLLAGGKGELPVEVTMPEQDRLSLLLDEMANALDGKEARLVGFDTGLAVQKGLDTLLGIHS; encoded by the coding sequence ATGAAAGAGCGTTATGCTGTCGGGATTATTGGATTGGGAGTAATGGGAGAACGTTTGCTGAATGCAATGGTGGCCCATGAGCGTTTTTCGGTGATAGCGGTCTGTGATATTTCTGCAGATCGAGCAAAGGCAACAGCGGAACATTACGATATTAATGCCTGGTACACAAACCATCAGGAACTGTTGGACAAAGAAGAGCTTGATTTGGTTTACATAGCTGTTCCGCCAAAATTTCATCATGGTGTCGCCTTGGACACACTGGCAGCGGGCAAGCATGTGCTTTGTGAAAAGCCGTTGGCAGGATCAGTAAAAGAAGGAGCCGAGATGCTTGCGGCGGCAGAAAAAGCAGGAGTCATTCACGCGATGAACTTCCCGATCTACTACCGTCCCCTCTTTCTTGAGCTAAAAAGAAGAATCGAAGAAATCGGAAATATCCGCCGAATCGACATCGTCACTCATTTTCATCAATGGCCGCGCCCTTGGCAGCAGACCGCATGGTTGTCCGGACGGGAGCAGGGGGGCTTTGTACGGGAAGTGCTGCCGCATTTTCTGCATCTGACCCAGGCGCTTTTTGGCAGCTATGAGGTGGTTCGCAGTGATGTCGATTACCCTGAGGACCCGGAAGCCTGTGAAGTGGGAATCTCCGCGCTGCTCCGTCTGCTAAACGGGACACCTGTGACGATAAACGGTTTGGGCGGCATCGGACAGAAGGAGCATTTGACCTACACCATCTACGGGACAGAAGGCACACTCACCGTCCAAAATTGGAATACGCTTCTTGCCGGGGGAAAAGGAGAGCTGCCAGTAGAAGTAACCATGCCCGAACAGGATCGGCTCTCTCTGCTGCTGGATGAGATGGCCAATGCGCTGGATGGGAAAGAAGCGAGACTCGTCGGCTTTGATACCGGGCTTGCCGTACAAAAAGGGCTGGATACGTTGCTGGGCATTCACAGTTGA
- a CDS encoding GNAT family N-acetyltransferase produces MEEIRALEKSEAEDFVRIVGMAYPRLEIQAPEAKEKWLQRIREAIEHDATSSFQGCFRDGKLVGVMKWRDFMTNVHGKRLLTGGIGTVAVDLLHKKEKVAKSMMTRFLHAYRERGVSLVSLYPFRVDFYRQMGFGAGTKMNEYRVHPLSLPRGNKRDVVALTSEDRQGILDCYNRYAARTHGMTEKTERELQLMLDRPDSHFFGFRRDGLLSGYLMLEFQQVSKDNASIHDIHVRDLVYETREALSALLAFLRSQADQVRRIAFYTQEEDFHVLLTDPRNDSDRLIPFYYHESHATGVGLMYRIIDVGAYFRQLAGQKIGQGSCTLTFHVRDSFLPENEGAYTVRFCDGVPELIEHPGSSVEADAAVTMDISDFSSLAMGSVRFRSLYTYGLADLSHDGHLDLIDRLFDIAQKPRCTAAF; encoded by the coding sequence ATGGAAGAGATTCGGGCATTAGAGAAATCAGAAGCAGAAGATTTTGTCAGAATAGTCGGAATGGCGTATCCGCGACTGGAAATACAGGCGCCTGAAGCAAAAGAAAAATGGCTTCAGAGAATTCGTGAGGCGATTGAACATGATGCGACCAGTTCCTTTCAGGGATGTTTTCGCGATGGAAAGCTGGTCGGCGTGATGAAGTGGCGTGACTTTATGACGAATGTTCATGGGAAACGCCTGCTGACAGGCGGTATTGGCACGGTCGCCGTCGATCTTCTCCATAAAAAGGAAAAGGTCGCCAAGTCGATGATGACCCGGTTTTTGCACGCGTATCGGGAAAGGGGAGTTTCTCTGGTCTCGCTCTATCCTTTCCGCGTCGATTTTTACAGGCAGATGGGCTTTGGGGCAGGAACCAAGATGAACGAGTACCGGGTTCATCCCTTGAGTTTGCCTAGAGGCAACAAGCGTGACGTGGTCGCATTGACAAGCGAGGATCGGCAAGGGATTCTTGACTGCTACAATCGCTATGCAGCCCGCACGCATGGGATGACGGAAAAGACGGAGCGTGAGCTGCAGCTCATGCTGGATCGCCCTGACTCTCATTTCTTCGGCTTTCGTCGGGATGGGTTGTTGAGCGGATACCTGATGCTTGAGTTCCAGCAGGTAAGCAAGGACAATGCCAGCATCCACGATATTCATGTGCGGGATCTGGTGTACGAAACCCGGGAAGCGCTAAGTGCCCTGCTTGCCTTTTTGCGCAGTCAGGCAGACCAGGTGAGACGTATTGCCTTTTATACGCAGGAGGAGGATTTTCATGTTCTGCTTACTGATCCGCGAAACGATTCGGACCGTCTGATTCCCTTTTACTACCATGAAAGCCATGCCACAGGTGTGGGGCTGATGTATCGGATCATTGATGTTGGGGCGTATTTTCGTCAGTTGGCTGGACAAAAAATCGGACAAGGGAGCTGCACGCTGACTTTTCATGTGCGCGACAGTTTTTTGCCGGAAAATGAGGGGGCCTACACTGTTCGCTTTTGTGACGGGGTACCTGAGCTGATTGAGCATCCCGGTTCTTCGGTCGAAGCGGATGCCGCGGTGACCATGGATATTTCTGACTTTTCATCTCTGGCTATGGGATCGGTCCGCTTCCGCAGCCTCTATACGTATGGATTAGCTGATCTGTCTCATGATGGTCATCTGGACCTGATTGATCGCCTGTTTGACATCGCGCAGAAACCGCGCTGTACGGCTGCCTTTTAG
- a CDS encoding spore coat protein has protein sequence MQPHVYGAHEVMELHEILNGAVDAINTAQLYAPYARDPELVQLLRHQLQFMETEYNSMVHMVQGLGVGEGIPYRTISSQQAAAPSHMQPMSQMHMPPSQQALTMSQMTQSQAQPPQQPNTHPHQIDDRDISSALLGLHKTGATCKMRAVLEAAHPQLRNILLQSAVNCANQAYEVWNYMKSRGYYPFVALPESAQAQLLKGYQPTAGTNAGASQQMMPPSVPQPPAQNGTLFTNVVDPENPVSQQTSILSGMTNPGGPPQPSYSMNASQIFSSPQYRQETYGTGDELGMTTEHEGTLSGEAYSSLPQAQDGKQQRGRKKGSSDSTIG, from the coding sequence ATGCAACCCCATGTGTACGGCGCTCATGAAGTGATGGAGCTGCACGAAATCTTGAACGGGGCAGTAGATGCAATCAATACCGCGCAATTATACGCGCCCTATGCCCGTGATCCCGAATTGGTGCAGCTTCTCCGTCACCAGCTTCAATTTATGGAAACCGAATACAACAGTATGGTACATATGGTTCAAGGCTTGGGTGTAGGAGAGGGTATCCCTTATCGCACCATCTCTTCGCAGCAGGCTGCTGCCCCATCGCACATGCAGCCAATGTCACAGATGCATATGCCGCCATCTCAGCAAGCATTGACGATGTCCCAAATGACACAGTCACAGGCACAGCCTCCGCAGCAACCAAACACGCACCCCCATCAAATCGATGACCGGGACATTTCTTCCGCCTTGTTGGGACTGCATAAAACGGGAGCTACCTGCAAGATGAGAGCAGTACTGGAAGCAGCCCATCCCCAGCTCCGCAATATACTTTTGCAAAGTGCCGTCAATTGTGCAAACCAGGCATACGAAGTGTGGAACTACATGAAAAGCAGGGGATATTACCCGTTTGTTGCGTTGCCTGAGAGTGCTCAGGCTCAGCTTCTGAAAGGCTATCAGCCGACTGCTGGCACAAATGCGGGAGCATCTCAGCAGATGATGCCGCCATCCGTTCCCCAGCCTCCGGCACAAAACGGGACACTGTTTACCAATGTCGTTGATCCCGAAAATCCTGTCTCCCAGCAGACCTCGATTCTTTCCGGCATGACAAACCCGGGAGGGCCGCCCCAACCATCCTATTCGATGAATGCCAGCCAGATTTTTTCTTCTCCCCAGTATCGACAGGAGACTTATGGCACTGGAGATGAGCTGGGTATGACGACAGAACACGAGGGCACTCTGTCGGGAGAAGCCTACTCCAGTCTGCCCCAAGCCCAGGATGGAAAGCAGCAACGGGGAAGAAAGAAAGGAAGCTCCGATTCCACGATTGGGTAG
- the gerQ gene encoding spore coat protein GerQ, with product MSQQNPYVQFPYTEMYPSSAYPFQSAQSPLQPGVLGQQQAVPMQPSGSMIPGVPLPPGQFVEESYIENILRLNRGKVVTVYQTFENNTQWNAKIFRGVLETAGRDHIILSDPQTGKRYLLLMVHTDYITADEELNYIPPTLPSGIR from the coding sequence ATGAGTCAGCAAAATCCTTATGTACAGTTTCCGTATACGGAGATGTACCCATCCTCAGCCTATCCCTTCCAATCAGCTCAATCCCCTCTGCAACCGGGAGTGCTTGGCCAGCAGCAAGCTGTACCCATGCAGCCAAGCGGCTCCATGATTCCGGGCGTCCCTCTGCCACCGGGTCAATTTGTGGAAGAGTCCTACATCGAAAACATCCTTCGTCTCAATCGCGGCAAAGTGGTCACGGTTTACCAGACATTTGAAAACAACACTCAATGGAATGCAAAAATCTTCCGCGGTGTGCTGGAGACAGCCGGACGGGATCACATCATTTTGAGCGACCCGCAAACCGGAAAACGCTATCTGCTGTTGATGGTCCATACCGACTACATTACAGCGGACGAAGAACTGAATTACATTCCCCCCACTCTGCCATCTGGCATCCGTTAA